The Streptomyces sp. cg36 genomic interval CCGTCGTACACCTTGATGGCGCCGCTGGAGGAGATGTTGTTGTCGATGGGCAGCAGCGGCACCGCGCCGTGGAAGACGGTCTTGCCGCGGCCGTCCTTGACGGTGACGCTCGGCGCGTAGCCGTGGGCCAGGAGGTAGACCTTGGAGCCGTCGAGCACCAGCGGCTTGTTGACCTCGATGGCCTTCTTCTGCGGCTTGCCGTCGGCGCCCTCGGAGTAGGTGACGTGCGCGACGAACTCGCGGGCGGTGCCCCGGTTGGGGCCGCTGCGCTCGTACGTGGCGTCGAAGCGGTCCAGGGTGAAGCTGAACGGCGCGAGGTCGTCCGTCTTGAAGAGCGAGCCCGACTTGAAGTCGTCGTACTGGGTGAGGGTGTTGGAGAACCCGTCGCCCTGGACGATCAGCTTGCCGCCCTCGGACTTGAAGAGCTGGCCGACGGCGAACGCCACCAGGATCAGGATCAACGAGACGTGGAAGATCAGGTTCCCGGCCTCGCGCAGATAGCCCTTCTCCGCGGCGACCGCGTCGCCCACCACGTGCGTGCGGAAGCGGCGCTTCTTCAGCATCGCCGCCGCGGCCTCGCGCACCTGCTCGGGCTCGGCCTCGGTGCGCCAGGTGGTGTACGCGGGCAGCCGGGTCAGCAGCCGGGGCGCGCCCGGCGGACGGCCGCGCAGCTGGCCGACGAACTGCCAGGTGCGCGGGACGATGCAGCCGATCAGCGAGACGAACAGCAGGATGTAGATCGCGGAGAACCACACCGAGCTGTACACGTGGAACATGCCGAGCTTCTCGTAGATCGGCGAGATCGTGTCGTGGCGCTTCTGGAAGTCGGCGACCTTCAGCTCGTCCACGTTGGTCTGCGGGATCAGCGAGCCGGGGATCGAGCCGAGGGAGAGCAGCAGCAGCAGGACGAGGGCGACCCGCATCGAGGTCAGCTGGCGCCAGAACCAGCGCGCCCAGCCGATCACCCCGATGCCGACGGGGCCGTTGGAGAGGTCCTCGGCCGGGGCCGTGGACAGCTGGGACCCGGCCGCGCCCAGCTCCTGCTCGGCCTCGCGGGCCGCCGTCTGCGGCGCCTCTTCCGGGGCCGCTTCGGTCTTGCTCATGTTCAGACACCCACCTGGAAGCCGTTGGACCACACCTGCACCTGCTGGATGAGCTCCGCCCACGCGCCGGTGATCAGCAGCAGACCGGTCGCGATCATCATCACGCCGCCGGTCCGCATCACCCACGCGTAGTGCTTCTTGACCCAGCCGAAGGCGCCGAGGGCCTTGCGGAAGGCGACCGCCGCCAGCACGAACGGCAGTCCGAGACCGAGGCAGTACGCG includes:
- a CDS encoding cytochrome c biogenesis protein ResB; the protein is MSKTEAAPEEAPQTAAREAEQELGAAGSQLSTAPAEDLSNGPVGIGVIGWARWFWRQLTSMRVALVLLLLLSLGSIPGSLIPQTNVDELKVADFQKRHDTISPIYEKLGMFHVYSSVWFSAIYILLFVSLIGCIVPRTWQFVGQLRGRPPGAPRLLTRLPAYTTWRTEAEPEQVREAAAAMLKKRRFRTHVVGDAVAAEKGYLREAGNLIFHVSLILILVAFAVGQLFKSEGGKLIVQGDGFSNTLTQYDDFKSGSLFKTDDLAPFSFTLDRFDATYERSGPNRGTAREFVAHVTYSEGADGKPQKKAIEVNKPLVLDGSKVYLLAHGYAPSVTVKDGRGKTVFHGAVPLLPIDNNISSSGAIKVYDGYTDAKGKWDQLGFAAFFVPTYGGKGNGTMFSQFPALDFPVLNIGAYHGSLGVNSGLPQNVYQLDTDKMKAFKDADGKVLKKTLLPGETLDLPDGAGSITFDKDIKQWASFQISQQPGNDLALAGAVLAIAGLAGSLFIQRRRVWVRAVTGKDGVTVVEMAGLGRSESAKLPEELADLAVTLIPEAPTAPDPAPEPARDQVADSADSAPAEAEGAEK